A stretch of Paenibacillus mucilaginosus 3016 DNA encodes these proteins:
- the glcT gene encoding glucose PTS transporter transcription antiterminator GlcT codes for MESLQVRKVLNNNVIIAVHPEYGETVVIGKGIGFSRKQGDAIALDSIEKMFILTNEKAKEQYKLLMHQVDEKLIEVMNDVIFYISQHAGAPLNEQIHIALTDHIAFAIKRYRQHIPIHNPFQYETRELYPREYLLAQHVIDEINRRLGVQLPEDEVGFVALHIYSAITNRHVVEVKEHSRLVTDLIDLIERKLEIKIKKDSLDYARLLRHLMVALERIRRGERVEEPTKIAEIIKNEYPEMYSFAWTLMKVIQQRMQKPVYEAEAIYLTIHLQRMLPSEGS; via the coding sequence GTGGAAAGCCTTCAGGTACGCAAAGTATTGAACAACAACGTCATCATCGCGGTCCACCCGGAGTACGGAGAGACGGTGGTGATCGGTAAAGGCATCGGGTTCAGCCGGAAGCAGGGGGATGCCATCGCCCTGGACAGCATTGAGAAGATGTTCATCCTCACCAATGAGAAGGCGAAGGAGCAGTATAAGCTCCTGATGCATCAAGTGGATGAGAAGCTGATTGAAGTCATGAACGACGTTATTTTCTATATATCGCAGCACGCCGGGGCGCCGCTCAATGAGCAGATTCACATTGCGCTTACGGACCATATTGCCTTCGCGATCAAGCGGTACAGGCAGCACATTCCGATCCACAATCCGTTTCAGTATGAGACCCGGGAGCTCTACCCGCGGGAATACCTGCTCGCCCAGCACGTCATTGATGAGATCAACCGGCGTCTTGGAGTTCAGCTTCCGGAAGACGAAGTGGGATTTGTGGCGCTTCATATTTACAGCGCTATCACAAACCGTCATGTCGTAGAGGTCAAGGAGCATTCGAGACTGGTCACCGATCTCATCGATCTCATTGAGCGCAAGCTGGAGATCAAGATCAAGAAGGACAGCCTGGATTATGCGCGTCTGCTGCGTCATCTTATGGTAGCGCTTGAGCGGATCCGCCGCGGCGAGCGGGTAGAAGAGCCCACGAAGATTGCCGAGATTATCAAAAATGAGTACCCCGAGATGTATTCGTTTGCATGGACGCTGATGAAGGTGATCCAGCAGCGCATGCAGAAGCCGGTCTATGAAGCGGAAGCCATCTATTTGACCATTCATTTGCAAAGGATGCTCCCAAGCGAGGGGTCTTAG